In one Serinus canaria isolate serCan28SL12 chromosome 2, serCan2020, whole genome shotgun sequence genomic region, the following are encoded:
- the ARL5B gene encoding ADP-ribosylation factor-like protein 5B → MGLIFAKLWSLFGSQEHKVIIVGLDNAGKTTILYQFLMNEVVHTSPTIGSNVEEIVVKNTHFLMWDIGGQESLRSSWNTYYSNTEFIILVVDSIDRERLSITKEELYRMLAHEDLRKAAVLIFANKQDMKGCMTAAEISAYLTLSSIKDHPWHIQSCCALTGEGLCQGLEWMTSRIGVR, encoded by the exons ATGGGCCTAATCTTCGCCAAGCTGTGGAGCCTCTTCGGTAGCCAAG AGCATAAAGTAATCATAGTGGGACTTGATAATGCTGGAAAGACTACTATTCTTTACCAGTT CTTAATGAATGAAGTGGTTCATACTTCTCCAACCATAGGAAGCAATGTAGAAGAAATAGTGGTGAAAAACACTCATTTCTTAATGTGGGATATTGGAGGACAAGAATCATTACGGTCATCGTGGAATACCTACTATTCAAACACAGAG TTCATCATTCTGGTTGTTGACAGCATTGATAGAGAGCGACTTTCTATTACAAAAGAAGAACTTTATAGAATGCTGGCTCATGAG GATTTACGGAAGGCTGCGGTTCTCATCTTTGCAAACAAGCAGGACATGAAAGGCTGCATGACGGCTGCCGAGATATCGGCGTACCTCACCCTCAGCTCCATAAAGGATCACCCGTGGCACATTCAGTCCTGCTGTGCTTTGACAGGAGAGGG ATTATGCCAAGGCTTGGAGTGGATGACTTCCCGTATTGGAGTGAGAtag
- the NSUN6 gene encoding tRNA (cytosine(72)-C(5))-methyltransferase NSUN6 isoform X2, with the protein MSFFPKIIFQYEVEEYLTKVFRNNELITALGTQEAEKKYQSLLSHLSHPPAFTTVRVNTHLASVKHVKKLLFEEIQKQFKGLCVPVLEHPKLQDILLIPVIGPRRDLKKHASEVIVGAQCGYAVLRGAHVYVPGIVSTSRFVKAGDLVSVYSDIEGKCKRGAKEFDGVKVFLGNGISELSRSEIFSSSGPLKGLGIRMIEPVYLSPSFDNVLPSHLFLQNLPSVVVSHILNPQPGEKILDMCAAPGGKTTHLAALMHDQGEVVAMDKTANKVKKIKQNAELLQLNCIKAFCYDGTKALSVEKREDKQEGPPFLPESFDRILLDAPCSGMGQRPNMAYSSTLKEVTSYQPLQRKLFTVAVKLLKPGGVLVYSTCTITLSENEEQVAWALKTFPCLQLHPQER; encoded by the exons ATGTCCTTTTTCCCTAAAATCATTTTCCAATATGAAGTTGAAGAGTATCTCACCAAAGTGTTCAGAAATAATGAG cttaTCACTGCTTTAGGTACacaggaggcagagaaaaaataCCAGTCTCTCTTAAGTCATCTATCTCATCCACCAGCTTTTACAACTGTGAGAGTAAATACCCACTTGGCCTCAGTGAAACATGtgaaaaaattgctgtttgaAGAGATCCAGAAG cAATTTAAAGGACTATGTGTTCCAGTTCTTGAGCACCCAAAACTTCAGGACATTTTACTAATTCCTGTCATTGGACCCAG gcgagatttaaaaaaacatgcaTCTGAAGTCATAGTTGGAGCCCAGTGTGGATATGCAGTACTTCGAGGAGCACATGTTTATGTCCCTGGAATTGTATCTACCTCAAGAT TTGTGAAAGCTGGAGATCTGGTTTCAGTGTATTCAGATATTGAAGGGAAATGCAAAAGAGGAGCCAAAGAATTCGATGGAGTTAAAGTTTTCCTTGGAAATGGAATTTCAGAACTCAGCCGCAGTGAAATCTTCAGTTCAAGTGGCCCACTGAA gGGGCTGGGCATAAGAATGATAGAGCCAGTCTACCTTAGTCCTTCATTTGACAATGTGCTCCCTAGTCATTTGTTTTTACAG AATTTACCTTCCGTCGTTGTGAGCCATATTTTAAACCCTCAACCAGGAGAGAAAATTTTGGATATGTGTGCTGCACCTGGAGGAAAAACAACCCATCTTGCAGCACTAATGCATGATCAG ggtGAAGTTGTAGCCATGGACAAGACAGCTAACAAGGTCAAGAAAATCAAGCAGAATGCTGAATTGCTACAGTTGAATTGCATTAAGGCCTTTTGCTATGATGGAACAAAGGCCCTTTCAgtagagaagagagaggataAACAAG AAGGACCTCCATTCTTACCAGAGTCATTTGATCGAATTCTTCTTGATGCTCCGTGTAGTGGGATGGGACAGAGACCAAATATGGCTTATTCCTCCACTTTAAAGGAAGTGACCTCATATCAGCCACTACAGCGCAAGCTTTTCACTGTG GCAGTGAAGCTGCTGAAGCCAGGAGGTGTTTTAGTATACAGTACATGTACAATTACACTTTCTGAAAATGAGGAGCAAGTTGCTTGGGCCCTGAAAACTTTTCCATGCCTCCAGCTTCATCCACAG GAGAGGtga